One genomic region from Vibrio cyclitrophicus encodes:
- a CDS encoding sigma-54-dependent transcriptional regulator, which translates to MSLPSSTASNLNPNTLTQYQAFSVLVVDDEIGMQAILKKALGKFFGKVSSAGSVEEAEVLRCNEHFDLIVLDINLPGRSGIEWEEAFNDADKRADVIFMTGYADLEMTISALKLGASDFILKPFNLEQMIQAVLRCMDKRLDQRMQYALKRDVSRHIKTELIGNSDKTKQLKQLISQFAPSRASVLIEGESGTGKELVARGVHEASKRTGPFVPINCGAIAPELLESELFGHTSGAFTGAKKNREGLFRVASGGTLFLDEIGEMPLPMQAALLRVLEQRTIRPVGSEKEIAVDVRVVAATNRNLQDEVDKGHFRRDLFYRLNVLKIDVVPLRERPSDLIELVPYFTRLLSSELGMPVPNWAHEDILAMNAYEWPGNIRELKNLVERCILLDKPPAHYWREINGDPAPTSISVTVSHGSEVPNLENYDAAEGYPNSWTLKEVEKAHIEQLVSFHDGNKSAAARDLGVARKTLERKYKDWNTEGSEYAD; encoded by the coding sequence ATGTCTTTACCTAGTTCAACTGCATCTAATCTCAACCCAAACACATTGACTCAATATCAAGCATTTTCTGTCTTGGTGGTCGACGATGAAATTGGCATGCAGGCCATTTTGAAAAAAGCACTAGGTAAGTTCTTTGGTAAGGTCTCAAGTGCGGGTTCTGTAGAAGAGGCTGAGGTCCTCCGTTGCAATGAGCATTTTGATCTGATCGTTCTCGATATTAATCTTCCAGGTCGTTCTGGTATTGAGTGGGAAGAAGCCTTTAATGATGCAGATAAGCGTGCAGATGTCATTTTCATGACTGGTTACGCCGATCTAGAGATGACCATATCAGCGCTTAAGCTTGGCGCTTCTGATTTCATTCTAAAGCCGTTCAATTTGGAGCAGATGATACAAGCCGTACTTCGCTGCATGGATAAGCGCTTAGACCAACGAATGCAATATGCGCTAAAGCGAGATGTTAGCCGTCATATTAAAACCGAATTGATCGGTAATTCAGACAAAACCAAACAGCTTAAACAACTTATTAGTCAGTTTGCGCCATCAAGAGCCTCAGTGCTTATCGAAGGTGAATCCGGAACAGGTAAGGAACTGGTCGCGCGTGGTGTACATGAAGCCAGCAAACGTACGGGGCCATTTGTACCGATTAACTGCGGCGCGATTGCACCAGAGCTTTTAGAAAGTGAGTTGTTTGGTCATACATCAGGTGCATTTACTGGCGCGAAAAAAAATAGAGAGGGTCTCTTTAGAGTCGCAAGTGGTGGCACACTGTTCCTTGACGAAATAGGTGAGATGCCATTACCAATGCAAGCAGCTTTATTACGAGTTTTAGAGCAACGTACGATTCGTCCTGTCGGCAGCGAGAAAGAGATCGCCGTCGACGTTCGAGTTGTCGCTGCGACCAACCGAAACTTACAGGATGAGGTCGACAAAGGACATTTTCGCCGTGATCTCTTCTATCGACTCAATGTACTTAAGATAGATGTTGTTCCTCTTAGAGAACGTCCATCTGATTTGATTGAGCTTGTTCCGTACTTTACACGTTTATTATCAAGTGAACTTGGTATGCCTGTCCCTAATTGGGCGCATGAAGATATCTTGGCAATGAACGCGTACGAATGGCCGGGGAATATCCGTGAGCTTAAAAACTTAGTCGAACGATGCATTCTATTAGACAAGCCACCAGCTCACTATTGGCGTGAGATTAACGGTGATCCAGCACCAACGAGTATATCAGTGACGGTGTCACATGGGTCTGAAGTGCCTAACTTGGAAAACTATGACGCGGCAGAAGGGTATCCAAACAGTTGGACACTCAAAGAAGTGGAAAAAGCACATATTGAGCAACTAGTGAGTTTTCACGATGGCAACAAATCTGCTGCAGCGAGAGATCTCGGTGTTGCACGAAAAACGTTAGAACGTAAGTACAAAGATTGGAACACAGAAGGTTCTGAATATGCCGATTAG
- a CDS encoding substrate-binding domain-containing protein, protein MKAIPLTLAALSIVSYTASSAEDTTHIKLATTTSTYHSGLLDYLLPEFEKDSGIKVDVLAAGTGKSLRMGENGDVDLVMTHAPKAEANFVEKGYGVLPRKLMYNDFVIVGPQTDPAKVASQENVAEVFEAIAENNVTFVSRGDDSGTHKKEMGIWAQTKMEPNFGGYRSVGQGMGPTLNMASEMQGYTMTDRGTWLAYQNKLDLKVLFQGDKNLFNPYQVILVNPERYPSINYQAAKVFSDWLVNPKGQKLINDFKLHGKQLFVASAE, encoded by the coding sequence ATGAAAGCAATTCCCTTAACCCTTGCAGCTCTATCTATCGTCAGTTACACGGCTAGCAGCGCAGAAGACACCACTCATATCAAACTTGCAACCACGACAAGTACTTATCATTCTGGTTTGCTCGATTACTTATTACCTGAATTTGAAAAGGATTCTGGTATCAAAGTCGACGTACTCGCTGCAGGTACAGGCAAATCACTTCGCATGGGCGAAAATGGTGATGTTGATCTTGTGATGACGCACGCTCCTAAGGCCGAAGCGAACTTCGTTGAAAAAGGCTACGGTGTTCTACCTCGCAAGCTGATGTACAACGATTTTGTTATCGTTGGCCCTCAAACGGATCCTGCTAAGGTTGCGTCTCAAGAAAACGTCGCTGAAGTATTCGAAGCCATTGCAGAAAACAACGTTACTTTTGTTTCTCGTGGCGACGATTCAGGTACTCACAAAAAAGAGATGGGTATTTGGGCTCAAACTAAAATGGAACCCAACTTCGGTGGTTATCGCAGCGTTGGTCAAGGTATGGGGCCTACCCTAAACATGGCATCAGAGATGCAAGGCTATACCATGACAGACCGCGGAACTTGGTTGGCTTATCAAAACAAACTTGATCTTAAAGTGTTGTTCCAAGGCGACAAAAACCTTTTCAACCCTTACCAAGTTATTTTGGTGAACCCAGAACGTTACCCAAGCATCAACTACCAAGCAGCGAAAGTTTTCAGTGATTGGTTGGTGAACCCGAAAGGTCAAAAGCTAATCAACGACTTTAAGCTTCACGGTAAGCAGTTGTTTGTTGCTAGCGCAGAGTAG
- a CDS encoding ABC transporter permease: MTLWQTTLDALNLLVSFDHELWKIVAVSFSVSLSAISLVIVPAIIMAFLLAYTEFPGKWALLSVINTLQAIPTVVIGLLMYMMLSRSGPLGDWQLLFTQQAMILGQMLICFPILVAMMHGALQASDRRAVETARTLGVSTTRVACTLIWETRFPLMAATIAAFSRIVTEVGCSMMVGGNIMGMTRNIPTAIAMESHKGAFAQGVALGMVLLALALALNFFLSSVRGKGYLRT; this comes from the coding sequence ATGACCTTATGGCAAACAACGCTTGATGCATTAAATTTACTAGTGAGCTTTGACCACGAATTGTGGAAAATCGTCGCGGTATCTTTCAGCGTGTCTTTGTCCGCCATTTCACTGGTGATCGTACCTGCAATCATCATGGCTTTTTTATTAGCGTACACAGAGTTTCCGGGGAAGTGGGCGCTGCTTTCCGTGATTAACACCTTACAAGCTATTCCGACTGTCGTAATCGGCTTGCTGATGTACATGATGCTATCGCGCTCTGGCCCTTTGGGCGATTGGCAACTGCTGTTCACGCAACAGGCGATGATCTTAGGTCAGATGCTGATCTGTTTCCCGATCCTTGTCGCAATGATGCATGGTGCGCTGCAAGCCAGTGACCGTCGCGCGGTTGAAACTGCACGTACCCTGGGAGTATCAACCACTCGAGTGGCATGTACTTTAATTTGGGAAACTCGCTTTCCTTTAATGGCTGCCACCATCGCTGCATTTTCTCGCATCGTCACTGAAGTGGGCTGTTCGATGATGGTTGGTGGCAACATTATGGGGATGACAAGAAATATCCCAACGGCTATTGCCATGGAGAGTCATAAAGGCGCTTTCGCACAAGGTGTCGCGCTGGGTATGGTTTTACTTGCACTGGCATTAGCCCTTAACTTTTTTCTCTCTAGTGTGAGAGGAAAAGGCTATTTAAGAACTTAG
- a CDS encoding energy-coupling factor ABC transporter ATP-binding protein has translation MSIKITTQQISMRYKERVLFHIPELSIGPNDAIYLKGDNGVGKTTLLKILSGLIQPSSGRIQSPTQSWQQILFPRLKFKDIIYLHQTPYLFDGSVYQNVAYGIRFNKESQKDKRAQIINALRMVGLETLADEHISVLSGGERQRVAMARAWILKPSILLMDEPSASLDKESIERLVIMAEDLLQRGASLVITSHQTNALTDLCKKQWWIKDNTLTESPLLQIIQKNRAQENIYAASHAN, from the coding sequence ATGAGTATAAAAATAACAACGCAGCAAATCTCAATGCGCTACAAAGAGCGTGTTTTGTTCCATATTCCCGAATTGTCGATTGGCCCTAATGATGCCATTTATCTTAAAGGTGATAATGGCGTTGGTAAAACGACCCTACTTAAAATCTTGTCAGGACTTATCCAACCTAGCTCTGGACGCATTCAATCTCCTACCCAAAGTTGGCAGCAGATTTTATTCCCGAGACTGAAGTTCAAGGACATCATCTATTTACACCAAACCCCTTATCTTTTTGATGGTTCGGTGTACCAAAATGTCGCTTATGGTATTCGCTTTAATAAAGAGAGCCAAAAAGATAAGCGAGCTCAAATAATTAACGCGCTGAGAATGGTAGGTTTGGAAACCTTAGCAGACGAGCACATCTCTGTGCTGTCTGGTGGTGAACGTCAACGCGTTGCCATGGCGCGCGCTTGGATTCTAAAGCCCTCAATCTTGCTTATGGATGAACCAAGTGCCTCTTTAGATAAAGAATCTATTGAAAGATTGGTGATTATGGCTGAAGATCTTCTTCAGAGAGGCGCAAGTTTGGTTATTACTAGCCATCAAACCAACGCGTTAACCGATTTATGTAAGAAGCAATGGTGGATTAAAGACAACACTTTGACTGAATCACCGCTTCTGCAAATTATTCAAAAAAACAGAGCACAAGAGAATATTTATGCTGCTTCCCACGCAAACTAG
- the mobA gene encoding molybdenum cofactor guanylyltransferase MobA produces the protein MLLPTQTSWVILAGGQASRMGGKDKGLVELNGSPLIQYVINKLSQQDVSITINANRNLDSYQAFAPVVCDSFPDYPGPLGGIHAGLQNATTDWVGFVPCDSPQISDDLVERFCSAVKEDSDILVAHDGEFKQPVFTLFHKRVLPRLEAFLERGDRKIILLYKECVTEYVDFSDSPNCFVNLNTPEELTQFGTLQ, from the coding sequence ATGCTGCTTCCCACGCAAACTAGTTGGGTTATTTTGGCTGGCGGACAGGCCAGTCGCATGGGCGGGAAAGATAAAGGACTCGTTGAGCTCAACGGGTCTCCGCTTATTCAATACGTAATTAACAAACTGTCACAGCAAGATGTCAGTATTACTATCAATGCCAATCGCAACCTAGACAGTTACCAGGCATTTGCTCCGGTTGTTTGCGATTCATTTCCTGACTATCCAGGACCTTTAGGTGGCATTCATGCTGGCCTTCAAAACGCGACCACAGATTGGGTCGGCTTTGTCCCTTGTGACAGCCCACAAATCAGTGACGACCTTGTTGAGCGTTTTTGTTCTGCAGTTAAAGAAGACAGTGACATTCTTGTCGCGCATGATGGCGAATTTAAGCAACCTGTATTCACCCTATTCCACAAACGTGTTCTGCCAAGGCTAGAAGCGTTTTTGGAACGTGGTGATCGTAAGATCATCTTGCTATACAAAGAGTGTGTCACGGAATATGTCGATTTTAGCGATTCACCTAACTGCTTTGTTAATCTGAACACGCCAGAAGAACTCACCCAATTCGGAACGCTTCAATAA
- a CDS encoding bifunctional molybdopterin-guanine dinucleotide biosynthesis adaptor protein MobB/molybdopterin molybdotransferase MoeA, protein MKDSTQRPNLPLLGFAAYSGTGKTTVLEALLPLLTESGLKVGVLKHAHHDFDVDKPGKDSYRLRKAGANQMLIASRNRHVMMTETPEAEADFDYLLTRFDTNTLDLILVEGCKNIAFPKIELHRDEVGKPWLYPNDDNIIAIAADRQVESELPQMAISDLDAIRDFIIEYAQSFDSSSTTSKTASCLSSKDDTPVVCCDSFSPAGLSVTQGQQKIVDSIDALELTESVELLQGYGRVLAEDVISPINVPQNINSAMDGYAIRSEDLELDSYQLVAEVMAGHSYDKTVKQGEAVKIMTGAPMPEGVDVVVMREQAVQDDNKVSFPGAKISVGQNVRMAGEDLEIGQPVFTRGTRIEAPEMGMMASLGFGTCPVLRKVKVGVFSTGDEVQAPGSEQKPNSIYDSNRFTIIGMLQKLGCDIVDYGIIEDDEQKMMDVLHAASLETDMVLTSGGVSVGDADYIKLALDKLGEINFWRINMRPGRPLAYGKIENKPFFGLPGNPVAVMVSFINFVEPAIRKLQGQINWTPVKANAVATEQLRSRQGRTEFSRGVFSMSEFGVLEVKTTGKQGSGILRSMSEANCLIEISPAVDTVKVGETVTIIPLQGRV, encoded by the coding sequence ATGAAAGATTCAACACAACGCCCTAACCTTCCTTTATTGGGCTTTGCTGCTTATAGCGGTACAGGAAAAACAACGGTACTTGAAGCTCTGCTTCCGTTATTGACTGAATCGGGTTTAAAAGTTGGTGTGTTAAAACATGCTCACCACGATTTTGATGTCGATAAGCCGGGTAAAGACAGTTACCGCTTACGTAAGGCTGGAGCCAATCAAATGCTGATCGCTTCGCGTAACCGTCACGTGATGATGACAGAAACGCCAGAAGCCGAAGCTGACTTTGATTACCTGCTGACTCGCTTTGATACCAACACACTTGATCTGATTTTGGTTGAAGGCTGTAAGAACATCGCTTTTCCTAAAATTGAATTGCACCGAGATGAAGTAGGTAAACCATGGTTATATCCGAATGATGACAACATTATTGCCATTGCTGCAGACAGGCAAGTGGAATCCGAACTGCCACAAATGGCGATCAGCGACTTAGACGCGATTCGTGATTTCATCATCGAATATGCTCAGTCATTTGATTCTTCATCGACAACAAGCAAAACAGCGTCGTGTTTATCTTCAAAAGACGATACACCTGTTGTGTGCTGTGACTCATTCTCTCCTGCTGGCCTAAGCGTTACGCAAGGCCAACAAAAGATCGTCGATAGTATTGACGCGCTCGAACTCACAGAGAGTGTTGAATTACTACAAGGCTACGGTCGCGTATTGGCTGAAGATGTTATTTCACCAATCAATGTGCCTCAAAACATCAACTCTGCAATGGACGGCTACGCGATTCGCAGTGAAGACTTAGAATTGGATAGCTACCAACTGGTTGCTGAAGTTATGGCTGGCCATAGCTACGACAAAACCGTTAAACAGGGTGAAGCTGTTAAGATCATGACGGGCGCACCAATGCCAGAAGGCGTTGATGTGGTTGTTATGCGTGAGCAAGCCGTTCAAGATGACAACAAAGTTAGCTTCCCTGGTGCTAAAATCTCGGTTGGACAAAATGTCCGTATGGCGGGTGAAGATTTAGAAATCGGCCAACCCGTCTTTACACGTGGCACACGCATCGAAGCACCAGAAATGGGCATGATGGCGTCGTTAGGTTTTGGTACATGTCCTGTTCTACGTAAAGTAAAAGTGGGCGTGTTCTCGACGGGTGATGAAGTTCAAGCGCCCGGTAGCGAGCAAAAACCAAACTCTATCTACGATTCAAACCGTTTTACTATTATCGGCATGCTTCAAAAGCTTGGCTGTGACATTGTCGATTACGGCATCATCGAAGATGACGAACAAAAGATGATGGATGTGCTTCATGCTGCGTCGTTGGAAACTGATATGGTACTAACGTCTGGGGGTGTTTCAGTTGGTGATGCCGACTACATTAAACTCGCGCTAGACAAACTAGGTGAAATTAACTTCTGGCGTATCAATATGCGTCCAGGTCGCCCTCTTGCTTACGGTAAGATTGAAAACAAACCATTCTTCGGTTTACCTGGCAACCCTGTTGCGGTAATGGTGTCGTTTATTAATTTCGTTGAACCTGCAATCCGTAAACTGCAAGGACAAATCAACTGGACACCAGTGAAAGCAAACGCGGTAGCGACTGAGCAATTACGTTCACGCCAAGGTCGTACTGAGTTCAGCCGTGGTGTGTTCTCGATGAGTGAATTTGGTGTGCTTGAAGTGAAAACTACTGGCAAACAAGGTTCAGGCATTCTGCGCTCTATGAGCGAAGCGAACTGCTTAATCGAAATCTCGCCAGCGGTTGATACAGTGAAAGTTGGTGAGACAGTCACGATTATTCCACTGCAGGGTCGTGTTTAA
- a CDS encoding DUF2960 family protein — translation MARTILYTYKDEDKELLFSKQEHRTIQEAVAAAEGIDITEYLKTEQQLEFISDTKAVRNYQDNYFRKLGFTKLTLKQKDNLGVGKKKK, via the coding sequence ATGGCTCGTACCATTCTGTACACTTATAAAGACGAAGACAAAGAGTTACTGTTTTCTAAACAAGAACACCGCACGATTCAAGAAGCTGTAGCGGCAGCTGAAGGTATCGACATCACTGAGTATCTAAAAACTGAGCAACAGCTTGAGTTTATTTCTGATACTAAAGCTGTTCGTAACTACCAAGATAACTATTTCCGTAAGCTTGGCTTTACCAAGCTTACGTTGAAGCAAAAAGATAACCTTGGTGTTGGCAAAAAGAAGAAGTAA
- the nagK gene encoding N-acetylglucosamine kinase, protein MYYGFDVGGTKIEFGAFNEKLERVATERVPTPTDNYQLLLDTIAGLVKKYDNELSCEGKIGLGLPGMENADDGTMLVVNVPASTGKPLRTDLEALIGRSVKIENDANCFALSEAWDDELKDEPSVAGLILGTGFGGGLVFDGKVFSGRNHVAGELGHMRLPLDAWLHLGDNAPLLGCGCGKKGCLDSYLSGRGFELIYDHYFGEKKKAVEIIQAYNEGEAKAVEHVDRFMELLAICFANLFTALDPHVVALGGGLSNFELIYEEMPKRIPKYLLSVAKCPKIIKAKHGDSGGVRGAAFLNIK, encoded by the coding sequence ATGTATTACGGCTTCGATGTTGGCGGCACAAAAATTGAGTTTGGTGCATTCAACGAGAAACTTGAGCGAGTGGCAACAGAGCGTGTACCGACGCCAACCGATAACTATCAATTATTACTTGATACGATTGCTGGTTTAGTAAAAAAGTACGATAACGAACTGTCTTGCGAAGGCAAAATTGGCCTTGGCCTTCCTGGCATGGAAAACGCAGACGATGGCACTATGCTTGTTGTTAACGTACCTGCATCAACAGGTAAGCCGCTACGTACAGATCTAGAAGCGCTTATCGGTCGTAGTGTGAAAATCGAAAATGATGCGAACTGTTTTGCGCTTTCAGAAGCATGGGATGACGAACTTAAAGATGAACCTTCAGTTGCCGGCCTGATTCTTGGTACTGGTTTCGGTGGCGGTTTAGTCTTCGACGGTAAGGTATTCTCCGGTCGTAACCACGTGGCAGGTGAGCTAGGCCATATGCGCTTACCTCTTGATGCTTGGCTTCACCTTGGCGATAACGCACCGTTACTTGGTTGTGGTTGCGGCAAAAAGGGCTGTTTAGACAGTTACTTGTCAGGTCGTGGCTTTGAGCTGATTTATGATCACTATTTTGGTGAGAAGAAAAAAGCAGTTGAAATCATTCAAGCTTACAACGAAGGTGAAGCAAAAGCTGTTGAGCACGTAGATCGTTTCATGGAGTTATTGGCTATCTGTTTTGCAAACCTATTCACAGCGCTTGACCCGCATGTTGTTGCGCTTGGTGGTGGCTTGTCTAACTTTGAGCTTATCTACGAAGAGATGCCAAAACGTATTCCTAAATACTTGTTGTCTGTGGCGAAATGTCCGAAAATCATCAAAGCAAAACACGGTGATTCAGGTGGCGTTCGTGGTGCTGCATTCCTTAACATTAAGTAA
- a CDS encoding tRNA-uridine aminocarboxypropyltransferase, whose protein sequence is MRIHAFHRLYQHRLSIATKPFNARGCKVVRCEYCKIKQDSCICEHQPNIDTNVATMLILSDNEILKPSNTGRLIVDTVKDSYAYLWHRTEPNQEMLDVLKDDKYQPIVVFPEGYTDDKTRVVQDLPQMRDPNKTLLLIFIDGSWREARRIFRRSEYLQDLPVLSIEPESVSQYMMRKSDNEQHLSTAEVASLVLKQAGEEEGAKTLQLWFEVFRESYMLSKTRYKSDPTKPSLNAFIEHSKNEKSL, encoded by the coding sequence ATGAGAATCCACGCTTTTCACCGTTTATATCAACACCGCTTGTCTATTGCTACTAAGCCGTTTAACGCGCGCGGGTGCAAAGTCGTGCGATGCGAATACTGCAAAATAAAACAAGACAGCTGCATCTGCGAGCATCAACCGAATATAGATACGAATGTCGCTACGATGTTGATCTTGTCAGACAACGAAATCTTGAAGCCAAGCAATACAGGCCGATTGATTGTTGATACGGTCAAAGACAGCTATGCCTACCTTTGGCACCGTACTGAGCCGAATCAAGAGATGCTTGATGTTCTAAAGGATGATAAATATCAACCCATTGTTGTATTCCCTGAAGGCTACACCGATGACAAAACGCGAGTGGTTCAAGATTTACCACAAATGCGCGATCCTAATAAAACACTTCTTCTTATCTTCATCGATGGTAGTTGGCGTGAAGCGAGACGCATCTTCCGCCGTTCAGAGTATCTGCAAGATTTACCTGTGTTGTCGATTGAGCCTGAATCGGTTTCTCAATACATGATGAGAAAGTCAGATAACGAACAACACCTCTCAACGGCAGAAGTCGCCAGCTTAGTTTTAAAGCAAGCTGGAGAAGAAGAGGGCGCGAAGACTTTACAACTTTGGTTTGAAGTATTTCGTGAAAGCTACATGTTAAGTAAGACGCGTTATAAGTCAGATCCGACTAAACCTAGCTTGAATGCTTTCATAGAACACAGCAAAAATGAGAAGTCACTCTAA